DNA from Microbacterium sp. SORGH_AS_0969:
CGAGGGCCTCGACGATGGCCAGTTCGTCGGCGCCCATCGAGGTGGGGGAGAGGGGGGATTCGTCGATGAGCCGCCGCCACAGGGCAGCTCCGGCCCCGACGAGGCACATCGCCTCACCGGGAACAGTCGGGGCGACGAGGATCCCGGCGGTATCACCGAAATCGGTGAGTCCCCGGACGTCGAGGGCGCCGTAGGCGATCGGCATCCATCCCTCGACGGGTGAACGGTCAGAGGGCATGCGAGGCTCCCGGGACGTGGCAGGCGACCTCACAGTGTGGCCCGGACCGCTCGCACCCGATCTCGGGTTCGCGACAGTCAGCGTCTGAGGGAAGCCCTCTTCGCGCGCCGCATCATCTGGTGGTGCCGCGCTTCTCACCTGCGAAGTGATCGGGACCGCGGCAGTTGTGGGGCCAGTCGAAGCCCGGCAGGCCCGAGAGGTCGGGCACAGGCGGTGTGCGAACGGGAGCGGGCGCGGCGTCCCCCAATGCCGCCGCGCCCGCCGACGAGAACAGGGGCGGCCCGGCGTCGATCCGACGCGCACGAGCGACGGAGGAGTCGGGGGCCTCACACCATGTCTCTCGCTTCATCCAAGCACAGCGGTTCGTAAATAGCACTGTTTGATTCACGTAAATACGATCAGGGGGGCGGTCGTCTACGATCGAAGGGTGGGTCGGGGTGCTGTCGGACCACCTTCTCGGTACTCCCGGCGAGTGGTGGCGAATGTGGATCGCCTGCGGAGGGCGAAAGGGCTCACCGTCGGTGAGCTCATCAGCCGCGCCGGGATGACGAAGAGCTACTACCAGTCACGTGCGGGTTTCTCGCTGCCGTACAACACCAACGACATCGAAGCGCTCGCCGCCGTGCTCGAGGTGACGCCCGAACAGCTCGCGAGCCCCGACTCGGCCCCTCGCATCGAGATGCGCGTACCCGCCGCTCCCGTCGCCCAGCGTGTGCGTCGCCTGGTCGCCGGTCACGCCGCATCGGAGTCGGATCTGCTCGATCATCTCGAAGCCGTCGATCCCCGTGCCGCCGACGGCGCGCGGACCCTGCTCACCGCCACGACGAACACGGTGGTCCTCGACGAAGAGGTGCTTCGACTCATCACACAGTGGGCCGACGTCCCCGTGGAATACCTCACCGATCACACCGACGAAGCCTTGACCGATCGGACCGAGGCCGAACTCGAACTGCGCGACGCGATGCGGGAGGCGGGCGCAGAGAGGATCCAGTTCCGCGCGCTCGGACAGATGTCTCCCGACGCGCTCCGCGCGATCGCACGATCTCTCCGGGGCAGGCCGCCGGCGTCATGATCCACCGGACGGGGAGGCGGCGGTGACGGCGACCGACGACATGCTCGCGCGGGTGCGGACGCGTGGCGATCGCGCGCTCGCCCGCACGACGCTGGCTCCGGGGGCGACCTTCGACGAGGTCGTCCGCGCGGTCGAGCAGGCGGTCGGCATCCGGCTCCGGGTCATCGCCGAGACCGACACCGCATCGTGGGGCACGCTGACCGGCTACCTCGTCTCGTTCCCCGATCGTCGCGAGGGGACCATCCACGTCCGGGCGGCCGACGCGCCCGTCTATCGCGAGTTCGCGGCCTCGCACGAGTTGGGCCACCTTCTCGACGACGCGCACTGCTGCGGCGCGGTGCACGAACGCTCGTCTGTCGCCCCGCACGCCAATCCCGATCTCGACACGGTGCAGGTCGAGGCCGAGCTCGTGGCCGAACACGTCGCCCACGCCATCGCGCGTCTCATATACGCCAGCCCGAGGGTGGCGGAGCTCGCATGGTGACCATGCTCCTCATCGACGCGGCGCTCGTCGGACTCGCGCTCGTCGTGATTCTGCGGGCGCGCGTCGCATGGCGGCAACCGCGCGCGCGGATCGCCTGGCTCGCGGCCCTCCTGGGCGTCATCGCTCTCCTCACCCAGGGCACCGTCATCCCTCTCGCGACGCTGGACAGTCCGCTCGGCGGAACCAACGTGCTCAAGCTCGTGCAGAACGTCCTGACGATGGTCGCGCTGTGGCTCGGCATCCAGGCCGGCACGGCTCCTGCGAGCGCGCGGATCAGGACCCTCCGGTGGGGCTTCCCGCTGACCCTGGCAGCGCTGTTCGCCGTGGTCTTCTTCGTGGCGATGCCGGAGCGTGGTCCCTCATCGTTCCTGTTCCTCGAGACGGCGGCGCACACGTCGACCGGTGCGTGGGCCTACGGCATCCTGCACATGTCGGGAATCGCCCTGGTCGGGGTCCTGCTCTACCGATCGGCGCGCACTTCGCTCCCCGTCGCGCGCCGGCTGTTCCGCGTGGGCGCCGCGGGCATCGTGCTCGGCTGTCTCAGCGAGGTCGTCGACATCACCCTCACGCGGTTCTTCGTCCCGAACGCCGTCGTCAGCGCCCTCTTCGACCCGCTGTTCTATCTCGGCGTGGTGTCGTTCGTGATCGGGATCTTCATGGCATCCCGGACCGTCGCAGAGATCCGTCGTCGGGGGCAGAGCCTGCTCGCACGCGCCGAGCGGCTCGCTCGGGATCGTGCGGCGAGCGTGCCGGTCGGACCCGCGGCGTTCGGGGAACTCGACACCCGACTCCACGCCCTGCGCGTCGCCATTGAAGACGACGCGATCGCCACCTCGACCCCTCTGCGGGACGAGGAGCGCGCTCTGCTGGACGCCATCGACACCCACCTCACCCGCCCCACCTCAGGAGACCGCGCATGACTCGCCGCCTCATCGTCGGAACCGGCATCGCCGCGGCGGCCGTCGGCGCTGTGCATCTCGCGCTCGGCGGTTACGTCGCCCGGCGCCTGATCGCACCGCGCGCAGCCAAGCCCTTCGTCCCCGTCGAGATCGACGGCGACACGGTCTCGGTGCCCGCGACCGCCGAGAGTCGGCAACCGGGCACGTACGGCGTCTGGCTCGACGACGGCGCGCACCTCACGGTCGGCGAGATCGTGCGGGACGACGGAGCGCGCATCGTCCGATCCCTCGTCGCGCGTCCGGACGGCCTGGCCGACGGCCCCGCGCGAGGGGCGTGGACGTCGCAGAGCATCGGGGCCCCCGAGGAGGTGGGCCCGACGCAGCACGTCGCGATCCCCCTCCGGCGCGGCGGGGATGCCCGAGCGTGGGTCATCGGGGATCCGGATGCCGCGCGCTGGACCATCCACGTGCACGGCCTGCGGTCGAGCCGGTCCGGCGCGCTGCGCTCGGCCCCCGCCGCTCACGACGCCGGGTGGACCTCGCTCGTCGTGTCGTACGCGGGTGACGAGGAAGCGGCTCCCGCCGAGGCGCTGCCCTCGTCGCTCGGGATGCGGGAATGGCGCGACGTCGACGACGCGATCAGCTACGCCGTCGAGCACGGCGCGCGCGAGATCGTGCTCGTGGCGTGGTCGATGGGGGCGACGATCGCGATGCTCGCGCTCGAGGAGTCGCGTCATCGCGCGGCGATCACCGGTCTCGTGCTCGTCGCCCCTGCCCTGGATTGGAACCGGATCGTTGCCCGCGCGGTGCGGGGCGTGCACCTCCCCGGTTCCGTCGGCGCCACCGCCCTGCGGGTGCTCGAAAGCCGGCTCGGATCGCGGGTACTCGGACTCATCGAGGCGGTCGACGCCCGCGCGCTGAACTGGGTCGACGGCCCGCGTCCCGCGCCGGCTCTGCCGACCCTCATCGTGCACAGTCTGCGTGACCCGGTGGTGCCGGTGACCGGTTCGACGGCTTACACGGCGCGGCATCCCGAGGCCTCGCTCGTGGCGTTCGACGCGACGGGGCACTGCAACGAGGCGAACCAGGATCCCGAGCGGTTCCGCGGGGCGATCACCGGGTTCTTGCGCGGGCTCCCGCGCGCCGATTAGAGCCCCAGCGTCCGCCGCAGGAAGTCGTTGCGGAAGACGCCGCGCGGGTCCGCCTCCCTCGCCGTCGCGAGGAAGTCGTCAGCGCGGGGGAGCGTGGCGCGGACGGCGTCTCCGGGCATGGTGAAGGCTTTGCCCCAGTGCGGCCGGACGTCGAACGGCGCGAGCGCCGCCTCGATGCGGGGCAGCACGCCGAGGACGCCTTCGGTGTCGTTGCGCCAGGTGAAGTGGATTGCGAGCACGTCGCGCTGATACGCGGGGCTCAGCCACAGTTCGTCGGCGGCGACGGTGCGCAGCTCGGTGACGAGGAGGTGCGCGTCGAATGCGGGCGCGATCGCCCGCACGGCGGCAAGGGCTTCGCGCGCGGACGAGAACGGGACGAAGTACTCGGACTGGATCTCGTCGCCGTCGCTGGGGAGGGCGTCGGCGCGGAAGTGCGGGAGCCGCGTGTGCCACGGGCCGGCGGTCCCGCGCGGGGTGGTGTTGTCGACGGTGCGGATCCGTCCGAGCTGGATGTCGTCTCCGACGGGTCGACCGCCCAGCTCTTCGACCCGGTCGGGTGCGCCGTCGTCGCTCTTCGCCCAGACGAGATCGTGGGCGGGGTCTCCCCACGTCGTGAAGACGCTGACGCTGCGCGAGCCGCCGAACACGCGCTCGGGGTCTGCCACGATGTCGTCCCACGCCACGCCGGTGTACGCCTGCTGCGTCACCCGGTAGGTCGGCTCGGTCTGCAGTTCGACCGCGGTGACGACACCGAGGGCGCCGATGCTGAGGGCGGCCGTGGGGAACCACGCATGCGTCTGGTCGATCCGGTGCGTTCGGCCCTCGGCATCCATGATCTCGACCGCCCGCACGGCGCTCGACAGGTTGCCGTTGTGGGTACCGGAACCGTGCGTTCCCGTGGCGGTGGCGCCGGCGACGGAGATGTGGGGGAGCGAACCGAGGTTGTGCAGGGCGCGGCCCTCGGCCTCGATCACGGGCGCGAGCTGCGCGAACGTCACGAGACCCTCGACGCGCACGCGGTCGCCGGTCACCTGGACGCGGGTGGGCATGCGCTCGAGCGACACCAGCGCCGCGTCGGAGTCGGCCACGTCGTTGAACGTGTGCCGCGTCGCCTGGACGCGGAGGGTGCGGGCGGATGCCACGACCTCGGCGAGCTCGTCGAGGTCGGCGGGCAGCAGCACTTCGGTGGCGCGGTAGCGGTGGTTTCCCGACCACGTGGCTCCGGCGGGGCGTGTCTCGGTCATGGTTCTCCTCGCGTCGACGTGTCCATCCTGCCCTGGGTCGCCGACGTCGGGGCCGGCGCGGCGCGCGCGGGGCGGAAAGGAGGGGCGGGGACGAGCGGAGGACGTGTCGGCCGGGGGCGTCCTCCCTTCGTCCCTGGTCCTCCCCGCGTCACGTGGTTGCGGCCCGAACGGGAGGAGATGCGCGGGGGTCGGTACGCCCTCCCGACCCGGGATGTCCTCCCGGTGGGAGCGCTCAGCGCCCCGGGAAGAGCTCGGCCTCGAAGACCGCCTCAGCCGCGCCTACGAGCAACCGGTCCTCGCCCAGCTCTGCGACCGCGAGACGCAGGCCCTCGGCGCACGCGGGCACCGTCTGCGCGCGCACCGCTGCGTCGAGCCCGTCGAGATCGCGCGCCGCGAGCACGGCCAGGAAGCCGCCGAGCACGATCACCGCCGGGTTCAGCACGTTCGCGGCGTTGGCGAGAGCTGTCGCGAGGATCCGCCGCTGCCGATCGACTTCGGCGGCCGAAACGGGGTCGGATGCGGATTCCAGGGCGTCGGACAGGGCCGCGTCGTCACCGCCTTCGAGCCCCACGGCGGCGAGCAGCCGCGAGCGGCTCACCTCGTCTTCGAGCACCCCGTCGGCGGCCCGACGGTCGGCGGCATCCACGATCCCGGGGCGGTTCTGCCCGAACTCGCCCGCGTATCCGCCCGCGCCGCCGAGCGAGGTGCCGTCGACGATCACGGCACCGCCGATGCCGCTCGCGCCGCCGTTGAGGTACACGACGTCGTGGGCGCCGCGCGCGGCGCCGAAGAGGTGCTCGGCGACAGCGCCGAGCGCGGCGTCGTTGCCCACCCGGGCCGGCAATCCCGTCGCTTGTTCGATGAGCGTGCCGATCGCGGCATCCGTCCACTCCAGGTGCGGGGCCGTGCGCACGAGGCCGTCCGAGGCACGCACGGGACCGGGGACCGCGACTCCGACACCGACCGTGCGGCGATCGCGGAGCGGTCCGTCGGCCCAGGCGGCGAGGCGCTCGCCGACGATCTCGGCGGTGCGCTCGGGGGTCAGCAGCCGCCTCTGTGGGAGGCGTTCGCGGGCGATCAGCGTGCCATCGAGCGCGATGGCGCCGATGTCGAGCGCGTCGACCTCGGGGTTCACCGCCACCGCGACGACACGCGGATCGGGGGCCACCGTGGGCGACGGGCGGCCGACCCGGCCGATCGGATCGGGGGCGCGCTCGACGACGAGGCCATCGCTCACGAGCTCGCCGACGAGATCGGCG
Protein-coding regions in this window:
- a CDS encoding ROK family transcriptional regulator, giving the protein MVTASRGDGMRRANLALVLRTVHREGPRSRAALTEATGLNRSTIADLVGELVSDGLVVERAPDPIGRVGRPSPTVAPDPRVVAVAVNPEVDALDIGAIALDGTLIARERLPQRRLLTPERTAEIVGERLAAWADGPLRDRRTVGVGVAVPGPVRASDGLVRTAPHLEWTDAAIGTLIEQATGLPARVGNDAALGAVAEHLFGAARGAHDVVYLNGGASGIGGAVIVDGTSLGGAGGYAGEFGQNRPGIVDAADRRAADGVLEDEVSRSRLLAAVGLEGGDDAALSDALESASDPVSAAEVDRQRRILATALANAANVLNPAVIVLGGFLAVLAARDLDGLDAAVRAQTVPACAEGLRLAVAELGEDRLLVGAAEAVFEAELFPGR
- a CDS encoding alpha/beta hydrolase; translated protein: MTRRLIVGTGIAAAAVGAVHLALGGYVARRLIAPRAAKPFVPVEIDGDTVSVPATAESRQPGTYGVWLDDGAHLTVGEIVRDDGARIVRSLVARPDGLADGPARGAWTSQSIGAPEEVGPTQHVAIPLRRGGDARAWVIGDPDAARWTIHVHGLRSSRSGALRSAPAAHDAGWTSLVVSYAGDEEAAPAEALPSSLGMREWRDVDDAISYAVEHGAREIVLVAWSMGATIAMLALEESRHRAAITGLVLVAPALDWNRIVARAVRGVHLPGSVGATALRVLESRLGSRVLGLIEAVDARALNWVDGPRPAPALPTLIVHSLRDPVVPVTGSTAYTARHPEASLVAFDATGHCNEANQDPERFRGAITGFLRGLPRAD
- a CDS encoding D-arabinono-1,4-lactone oxidase — translated: MTETRPAGATWSGNHRYRATEVLLPADLDELAEVVASARTLRVQATRHTFNDVADSDAALVSLERMPTRVQVTGDRVRVEGLVTFAQLAPVIEAEGRALHNLGSLPHISVAGATATGTHGSGTHNGNLSSAVRAVEIMDAEGRTHRIDQTHAWFPTAALSIGALGVVTAVELQTEPTYRVTQQAYTGVAWDDIVADPERVFGGSRSVSVFTTWGDPAHDLVWAKSDDGAPDRVEELGGRPVGDDIQLGRIRTVDNTTPRGTAGPWHTRLPHFRADALPSDGDEIQSEYFVPFSSAREALAAVRAIAPAFDAHLLVTELRTVAADELWLSPAYQRDVLAIHFTWRNDTEGVLGVLPRIEAALAPFDVRPHWGKAFTMPGDAVRATLPRADDFLATAREADPRGVFRNDFLRRTLGL
- a CDS encoding helix-turn-helix transcriptional regulator; protein product: MDRLRRAKGLTVGELISRAGMTKSYYQSRAGFSLPYNTNDIEALAAVLEVTPEQLASPDSAPRIEMRVPAAPVAQRVRRLVAGHAASESDLLDHLEAVDPRAADGARTLLTATTNTVVLDEEVLRLITQWADVPVEYLTDHTDEALTDRTEAELELRDAMREAGAERIQFRALGQMSPDALRAIARSLRGRPPAS